In the genome of Monodelphis domestica isolate mMonDom1 chromosome 2, mMonDom1.pri, whole genome shotgun sequence, one region contains:
- the RAB37 gene encoding ras-related protein Rab-37 isoform X1 translates to MRSPFGTSVTRGGGPPQRFSPSSPSYDLAGKVMLLGDSGVGKTCFLIHFKDGAFLSGTFIATVGIDFRNKVVTVDGTKVKLQIWDTAGQERFRSVTHAYYRDAQALLLLYDITNKSSFDNIRAWLTEIHEYAQKDVVIMLLGNKADVNRERVVRSEDGQTLAREYGVPFMETSAKTGMNVELAFLAIARELKHRAGQQQPNEPSFQIHDYVESQKKQPSCCPFV, encoded by the exons ATGAGGAGCCCCTTTGGCACCAGTGTCACCCGGGGTGGCGGGCCCCCGCAGCGATTCTCGCCCAGCAGTCCAAGCTACGATCTCGCAGGCAAG GTAATGCTGTTGGGAGACTCAGGCGTTGGGAAAACCTGTTTCCTGATCCATTTCAAAGATGGGGCTTTCCTGTCCGGGACCTTCATAGCCACTGTCGGCATAGACTTCCGG aATAAGGTGGTGACTGTGGATGGCACAAAAGTGAAACTGCAG ATTTGGGACACTGCAGGACAGGAGAGATTCCGAAGCGTCACCCATGCTTATTACCGAGATGCCCAGG CCCTGCTTCTGCTCTATGATATCACCAACAAATCTTCCTTTGACAACATCCGG GCCTGGCTCACTGAGATACACGAGTATGCCCAAAAGGATGTGGTGATTATGTTGCTAGGCAACAAG GCAGATGTGAACAGAGAAAGGGTAGTCCGGTCAGAAGATGGACAAACGTTGGCCAGA GAGTATGGTGTGCCTTTCATGGAAACTAGTGCCAAGACGGGCATGAATGTGGAGTTAGCCTTTCTGGCTATTGCCAG GGAACTGAAACACCGAGCTGGGCAGCAACAGCCAAATGAACCCAGTTTCCAGATTCATGACTATGTGGAATCGCAGAAGAAACAGCCTAGCTGCTGCCCATTTGTGTGA